GCCGCTGGAAAGAGGAGCTTAGTTAAACCCTTAGCCAAAGCAGCGTTTGCCGTCGGAGCGGACGGAATTATGGTTGAGGTTCATCCAGAGCCCGAGAAAGCACTATCAGATTCAAAGCAGCAACTGAACTTCGATGAGTTCAAAGAACTCTTGGAGGACTTGAGAAAATGGGGATTATAATCGAGAAGGGTGGCATTAAAAAGCTAAAAAGCATTGTTGATGAGATTTCTCCTTACAAAACCGTCATAATAACCAACACAACCCTCGAAAAACTTTGGTTAGATAAGATTTTGGATCAAATAAGCGCTATTCCAATTGTCATCCCCGATGGGGAGGGGTTCAAAAGCCTCGAGACAGCCCAGCAGATGTGGAAAAAGCTAATTGAAATTGGCTTCACAAGAAAATCTTTGATAATTGGGCTTGGCGGTGGGGTTATAACAGATTTAGCTGCTTTTGTAGCTTCTACTTTTATGAGGGGGACCTATTTGGGCTTAATTCCAACGACCCTTTTAGCTCAAGTTGATGCCGCTATAGGGGGGAAGACTGGGGTAAACTTTGAAGGCAAAAACATAATTGGAACTTTTTACCTGCCCAACTTTGTTCTAATTGATCCAGAAACCCTAAAAACGCTCCCCAAGGTTGAAATATTGAACGGCTTTGGCGAGGTCGTTAAGTACGGGATTCTTGATTCAAGAGCCTACAAGAAGCTCAAGTCTTTTAGGAAAATCGATGAAGGGCTGATTAGAGAATGCGTAAACGTAAAGCTCAGAATCGTTGAAAAGGACTTAAGGGAAAGCGGGAAGAGAAGAATTTTGAATTTAGGCCACACCGTTGGGCATGCAATAGAGAAAGTTTCAAATTACAGGATAAAGCATGGCTTTGCCGTCGCTATCGGCTTGATGGCAAGCGCACTAATAGCGGAAAAGATTAGCGGTTTCGATTCTGGAAAAGTCGAGGAGCTGTTGGATAAGTTTAGCCTCCCAAAGAAGCACAACTTTAAACCAAAAGAGCTTTTGAAAGCCATGAAAATAGATAAAAAAGCTTGGTACGGGAGATTAGTTTTCATACTTCCAGAGGATATTGGGAAAGTTACCATAAGGGAAGTTGATGAAAAAGTGGTTTTAGATGTTCTCGAGGTGATAAGAGATGATAGCAGGGACAATTAAAGCAAAAAGCATTGATGAAGTAATTAGAATCATTGAAAAAGATACAGCTGATCTTTATGAGCTCAGAGTTGATGCCATGGAAAGCTTTGAGGGAATTGAAAAGCTGAAGCCCTTTGCTGAGAAGCTGATAATCACAGTGCGTTCTAAGGAGGAGGGGGGATTCAGAGAGATTGGGGATGAAGAGAGGCTGAAACTTTTCGAAGGGTTCATGGGGATTAACCCAGCGTTCGTTGATGTTGAGTTCAAATCAAAGATCGCTGAAGATGTAATAAGATTGGCGGGAGAGAAGGGAGTTGGGGTTATCGTTTCATATCACGATTTTGAGAAAACGCCGAGCTTTAAAGAACTCAAAGCACTCCTGGAGGAAATGAAAAAGCTCAAAGCTGACATCATAAAAATAGTCACCTTTGCCAAGCACCACATTGACAATGTAAGGATTGTAAGGCTCTATGAATACGAAAAAAACCTCATTGCTTTTTGCATGGGTGAAAAGGGGAAGATTTCAAGAGCTTTCAGCTTGGTTTTAAGCCCATTTACTTATGCTTCTCTGGACGAAGCAGCTGCACCCGGACAGCTGAGCGTTGAAGATATGAAGCTGCTTTTGGCTCTCATTGGTGATGGAAATGATTGACGCCAAAACGAAGCTCTATGGGTTAATCGGGAAGCCCGTTGAGCACTCGCTAAGTCCAGTTATCCACAACGCCTTATTCAAAAAATACAACATCAACGCGGTTTATTTAGCCTTTGAAGTTGATGATTTAGATTCAGCGGTTAAAGGGGTTAGAGCTCTTGGGATTTCTGGATTGAATGTTACAATGCCCTACAAAGAGCAAATTTTAGAGTTTTTAGATGAGCTTTCCGAAGAAGCCAGAGCGATTGGAAGCGTGAATACAGTAGTAAACAGAGAAGGGAAACTTGTTGGATACAACACTGACGGCATTGGTGCGTTAAAAGCTCTAAAGCGTTTTACAAAAGTTGGGGAAAAAAGAATTCTGCTTCTGGGGGCTGGAGGTGCCGGAAAGGCAATAGCTTACACTCTCTCCAGGTTAGCCAAAGTCGTCGTGCTTAACAGAACTGAGAGAAAAGCGAAAGAGCTTGAAAAGTTTGGCGTCAAAGGGGAGAAGCTGAGCAAAGAGAGCTTGGAGCATTACTTAAGCTGGGCTGATATCGTGATAAATGCCACATCTCTTGGCATGAACGAAGATAAGAGTCCAATTCCAAAGGAGCTTTTGAGAGAAAATTTGGTTGTTTTTGATATCGTTTACTCTCCCTTGGAAACCAAGCTCTTAAGGGAAGCCAGAGAAATTGGCTGTTTGACTATTGACGGCTTGTGGATGCTAATCTACCAAGGAGCGGAGAGCTTTAAGCTGTGGACTGGAGTCAAGCCAGACGTTGAGTTCATGCGTAAAGTTGCCTTGGAGGCGCTTAAAAGTGAAAGGCAAAGCATTTAGCGCGGTAACGGTAATCAACGCCTTTGCCACTGGAAAGGGAGGAGCAATTGGAATAGATTTGAAGGTTAGCGTTAGGGTTAAGCTAACTGATGAAGGAATTAGCGGGAAAATCTTTGTTAGAGGGGAAAAGTTTGAGGATTTTTCGTTAGTTAAAGCAGTTTTGGAGACAATTAAAGATAAATTCGGCTTGGATTTTGGTGTTAAAGTTAAGATAGATTCGGAAATTCCAGTTGGAAAGGGCTTGAAGAGCAGTTCTGCAGTGGCAAATGCCCTAACAGATGCAATCTTAAAAGAGCTTAAAATTGAGTTGCCTGATATTGAAGTTGTTAGGCTCGGCGTTGAAGCCGCTAAGAGAGCTGGTGTAACTTTAACGGGAGCATTTGACGATGCTTGTGCCTCTTATTTTGGAGGTTTGTGTTTGACGGACAACTTGAAGCTTGAGCTCTTGAAGAGGGAGGAAGTGGGAAAAATTCCAGTAGTTTTGCTAATTCCCCAAGAAACTCTCCTGACGTCAAGTTTAAAGAACAAAAACTTCAAAGTCCTCGCTCCATACGTTGGAGAAGCCTTTAAGTTGGCACTAAGAGGAGAGTGGAAAAAAGCTTTGCTTTTAAACGGGCTGATATATGGGTCTTTCTTGGGATACAATCTCGAACCCATTGCTGAGGCTCTAAGAGCTGGAATGGTTGCCGGACTTTCAGGAAAAGGTCCTGCAATGTTTGCAATAACTGAAGAGCCCGAAAAAATTGTAGAAACTTGGAGAGACTATGGGGAAGTTTTAACAACAAGGCTGAGGTGAGCTGATGATAGAAATCACGCCGATAAAAACTTTGGATGGAAAAATTAAAGCGCCTCCCTCAAAGAGCTACACTCATAGAGCACTATTTTTAGGATTGCTTTCGGAAGGGAAAACAAAGATAGAGAATCCACTAATCTGCACTGATACACTTGCAACGCTAAACGCTGTGAGAGCATTTGGAGCCAAAGCAGATTGGAACTTTGTCGAAAGCTCTGGAGAAGTTAAGCCAGCCAAAATTAACGCTTTTGAATCAGGAACAACCGCGAGATTGGCCATAGGGATCAGTGCCTTAGCAGATGGAGAAAGCGTGATAGACGGAAAAGGATCTTTAAGGAGACGCCCCATGGAACCTTTACTTAAAGCTTTAAGTGATTTAGGTGTAAAAACTCAATCAAATGGGTTTTTACCAGTAAGGGTTTTTGGTGGGGAGATAAGAGAGGATTACGTAAGAGTTGATGGAAGCATTTCATCACAGTTCATCACCGCCCTGCTCTTCTTGGCAGCTAAAGTTGGGCTGAGCATAGAGGTGCTAAACCCAGTTTCAAAGCCTTACCTTGAGATAACGCTTAGAATGCTAAAGTGTGCCAATGTTAAGGTTGAAAGAAATGAT
Above is a genomic segment from Thermococcus sp. SY098 containing:
- the aroB gene encoding 3-dehydroquinate synthase, which gives rise to MGIIIEKGGIKKLKSIVDEISPYKTVIITNTTLEKLWLDKILDQISAIPIVIPDGEGFKSLETAQQMWKKLIEIGFTRKSLIIGLGGGVITDLAAFVASTFMRGTYLGLIPTTLLAQVDAAIGGKTGVNFEGKNIIGTFYLPNFVLIDPETLKTLPKVEILNGFGEVVKYGILDSRAYKKLKSFRKIDEGLIRECVNVKLRIVEKDLRESGKRRILNLGHTVGHAIEKVSNYRIKHGFAVAIGLMASALIAEKISGFDSGKVEELLDKFSLPKKHNFKPKELLKAMKIDKKAWYGRLVFILPEDIGKVTIREVDEKVVLDVLEVIRDDSRDN
- the aroA gene encoding 3-phosphoshikimate 1-carboxyvinyltransferase codes for the protein MIEITPIKTLDGKIKAPPSKSYTHRALFLGLLSEGKTKIENPLICTDTLATLNAVRAFGAKADWNFVESSGEVKPAKINAFESGTTARLAIGISALADGESVIDGKGSLRRRPMEPLLKALSDLGVKTQSNGFLPVRVFGGEIREDYVRVDGSISSQFITALLFLAAKVGLSIEVLNPVSKPYLEITLRMLKCANVKVERNDGIFHVYQGIKAEHFSIPGDYSSASFFLVAGAIFGKVRVEGLDKDDVQADKVIVELLREFGAKVRTGKDYVEVERDELVGQEVDCRDFPDLFPILAVLGAYSEGRTVLRAKHLRYKESDRIRTMTLNLAKMGARVKELNDGLIISKSELRGARLNPQNDHRIAMALTIAALGARGKSLILNERCVEKSYPNFFEDLRGLVSQ
- the aroD gene encoding type I 3-dehydroquinate dehydratase, yielding MIAGTIKAKSIDEVIRIIEKDTADLYELRVDAMESFEGIEKLKPFAEKLIITVRSKEEGGFREIGDEERLKLFEGFMGINPAFVDVEFKSKIAEDVIRLAGEKGVGVIVSYHDFEKTPSFKELKALLEEMKKLKADIIKIVTFAKHHIDNVRIVRLYEYEKNLIAFCMGEKGKISRAFSLVLSPFTYASLDEAAAPGQLSVEDMKLLLALIGDGND
- a CDS encoding shikimate dehydrogenase, which encodes MIDAKTKLYGLIGKPVEHSLSPVIHNALFKKYNINAVYLAFEVDDLDSAVKGVRALGISGLNVTMPYKEQILEFLDELSEEARAIGSVNTVVNREGKLVGYNTDGIGALKALKRFTKVGEKRILLLGAGGAGKAIAYTLSRLAKVVVLNRTERKAKELEKFGVKGEKLSKESLEHYLSWADIVINATSLGMNEDKSPIPKELLRENLVVFDIVYSPLETKLLREAREIGCLTIDGLWMLIYQGAESFKLWTGVKPDVEFMRKVALEALKSERQSI
- a CDS encoding shikimate kinase, whose protein sequence is MKGKAFSAVTVINAFATGKGGAIGIDLKVSVRVKLTDEGISGKIFVRGEKFEDFSLVKAVLETIKDKFGLDFGVKVKIDSEIPVGKGLKSSSAVANALTDAILKELKIELPDIEVVRLGVEAAKRAGVTLTGAFDDACASYFGGLCLTDNLKLELLKREEVGKIPVVLLIPQETLLTSSLKNKNFKVLAPYVGEAFKLALRGEWKKALLLNGLIYGSFLGYNLEPIAEALRAGMVAGLSGKGPAMFAITEEPEKIVETWRDYGEVLTTRLR